A single region of the Leishmania panamensis strain MHOM/PA/94/PSC-1 chromosome 21 sequence genome encodes:
- a CDS encoding hypothetical protein (TriTrypDB/GeneDB-style sysID: LpmP.21.0910) translates to MKSSDIFHACRYTPILLKSRTHDSGVNQYGLKPTNSYDYLNPTNLVNFGRGTAFDNLGVRRSERGQIDSSPSLGGSPVFTQAKLLGLSGDDQLRLCESETTQLRMCMVKGGSTCERESLLLDSCLSKVGHLRRAISQAGSEFNDWFIQNVSDNHTKPFQHRPHDWRHYYAQEKLVREKQQNGHAYGRRPKEFSFGARYVKTEGYGKRPRLPYNK, encoded by the coding sequence ATGAAGTCGTCCGACATCTTTCATGCGTGCAGGTACACACCCATCTTGCTCAAGAGTCGCACCCATGATAGCGGGGTCAACCAGTACGGCCTGAAACCCACCAACTCATACGACTACCTGAATCCGACAAACTTGGTGAACTTTGGGCGCGGCACCGCTTTCGACAACCTCGGCGTGCGCCGCTCCGAGCGAGGCCAAATTGACTCGTCCCCCTCGCTCGGTGGTTCGCCTGTGTTCACGCAGGCAAAGTTACTAGGGTTGAGCGGCGACGAccagctccgcctctgcGAGTCGGAGACTACGCAGTTGCGGATGTGCATGGTGAagggcggcagcacctgcgaGCGCGAGAGTCTTCTGCTGGACTCGTGCCTCTCCAAGGTCGGCCATTTGCGCCGTGCTATTAGCCAAGCCGGCTCCGAGTTCAACGACTGGTTTATTCAGAATGTGTCTGACAACCACACGAAGCCGTTCCAGCACCGTCCGCACGACTGGCGGCACTACTACGCACAGGAGAAGCTTGTGCgtgagaagcagcagaacgGGCACGCGTACGGGCGGCGGCCGAAGGAGTTCTCTTTCGGTGCTCGCTATGTTAAGACGGAGGGCTACGGCAAGCGACCGCGTCTGCCATATAACAAGTGA
- a CDS encoding hypothetical protein (TriTrypDB/GeneDB-style sysID: LpmP.21.0920): protein MAISLVASGNTVKEDSELFFAVTRDFSVPGASSQYQTPRAFNQLLRSRLRQRNRFNHDHHDTCMYIARSKNANVVAYTANLVDAATKERVVSGIGRQCVLCRDDPLHAYFVNLEPSYVENRRRKGIEYDCDDLNILERTMAYGCLATPVNTEGALGYWSKHTPEAFAALQEEWKAGGTVDAPEEEQKTAGGVSQRAKEASADDASVAPQPASALTVESLDAALKAWWTPLHPYISHFVALPTWPGLVMCLPPVAKSSTSRRSSVAAGELAKSAAATERPPTPPDRACTVDTTEAKPPIADTTNVTYGNHTEPAEATATSGVLSDEDTVVAIITRISGELSLLEKVYVKSTEPKRFYNLPKVEYIEVFGVSLATGLQTYEKKTS from the coding sequence aTGGCCATTTCGCTCGTTGCAAGCGGCAATACGGTGAAGGAGGACAGCGAGCTCTTTTTCGCCGTTACACGTGACTTCTCTGTGCCAGGGGCCAGCAGCCAGTATCAGACACCGCGCGCGTTCAACCAGCTCCTACGCAGTcgcctgcggcagcgcaacCGGTTCAaccacgaccaccacgaCACGTGCATGTACATTGCACGATCAAAGAATGCCAACGTGGTGGCGTACACCGCGAACCTTGTCGATGCCGCCACGAAGGAGAGGGTTGTGTCTGGCATTGGGCGGCAGTGCGTGCTGTGCCGTGATGACCCTTTGCACGCGTACTTTGTAAACCTCGAGCCATCCTACGTGGAGAATCGCCGCCGCAAGGGCATCGAGTATGACTGCGACGATCTCAACATACTTGAGCGGACGATGGCGTACGGGTGCTTAGCGACGCCGGTGAACACGGAGGGTGCCCTGGGGTACTGGAGCAAACACACCCCTGAGGCGTTTGCAGCTCTCCAGGAGGAGTGGAAGGCAGGTGGTACCGTTGACGCACctgaagaagagcagaagaCGGCGGGTGGCGTGTCTCAACGTGCGAAGGAGGCCTCAGCAGATGACGCGAGTGTGGCTCCGCAGCCGGCCAGCGCGCTCACAGTCGAGTCGCTCGACGCGGCACTCAAAGCGTGGTGGACTCCGCTCCACCCGTACATCTCTCACTTTGTGGCTCTTCCCACGTGGCCCGGCCTTGTCATGTGCCTGCCGCCAGTGGCGAAGTCGAGCACcagccggcgcagcagcgttgctgcAGGGGAGTTGGCCAAGTCGGCCGCGGCGACAGAGCGGCCACCGACGCCACCGGACCGAGCGTGTACCGTTGACACGACGGAGGCGAAGCCACCAATCGCAGACACGACCAACGTCACGTACGGCAACCACACGGAGCCGGccgaggcgacggcgacctCCGGCGTTTTGTCGGATGAGGACACTGTCGTTGCCATTATTACCCGCATTAGCGGCGAGCTCAGCCTACTCGAGAAGGTGTACGTAAAGAGCACTGAACCGAAGCGGTTTTACAATCTGCCAAAGGTCGAGTACATCGAGGTGTTTGGTGTGTCCTTGGCAACTGGCCTGCAAACCTATGAGAAGAAGACTagctag
- a CDS encoding hypothetical protein (TriTrypDB/GeneDB-style sysID: LpmP.21.0930), which produces MSSCPALLFHSCVWEPYSLSIKGQLITSAIETQNNANADADTGVLLSPRAYVQQLNSTIRRHLAPRSRFKCDHHDTCMYIERSKNENIVAYQANLIDSKTGEPVKSGAHQSCCSFNTADPLHAYWIKINSEHVARRRARGELEDTCELNTIERKLAYGCTASVVSKEKFLSEVLLDKALRAAASREKIEAIEHLCEEVQPCLCKFVALSSWSVWMLRLPPLVEGADATANVAPNTDKEASPLPRGGDEGQALPMRDTVVVMVAVIAGQLSVLQKVYVESIEPKHFYQLPKVAYIEVHGTSLTTGEPTYEKLTN; this is translated from the coding sequence aTGTCCTCTTGTCCAGCTCTGCTCTTCCACAGCTGTGTGTGGGAGCCGTACAGCCTGTCCATTAAAGGGCAGTTGATCACCTCGGCTATTGAGACCCAGAACAACGCCAACGCTGACGCGGACACTGGAGTGCTGTTGAGCCCCCGCGCgtatgtgcagcagctgaactCCACCATCCGGCGCCACCTCGCCCCGCGTAGTCGCTTCAAGTGTGACCATCACGATACCTGCATGTACATTGAACGCTCAAAGAATGAGAATATCGTTGCCTATCAGGCGAACTTGATTGACTCGAAGACGGGTGAGCCCGTTAAGAGCGGTGCGCACCAGTCCTGCTGTAGCTTCAACACCGCTGACCCGTTGCACGCGTACTGGATCAAGATCAACTCTGAGCACGTGGCTCGTCGCCGCGCTCGTGGCGAGCTGGAAGATACTTGTGAACTTAACACAATCGAGCGGAAGCTCGCGTACGGGTGCACGGCTTCCGTGGTCAGCAAGGAGAAGTTTCTCAGTGAGGTGCTGCTTGACAAAGCGCTccgcgctgccgcgtcgAGGGAGAAGATTGAGGCGATCGAACACTTGtgtgaggaggtgcagccgTGCCTGTGCAAGTTTgtggctctctcttcgtGGTCGGTGTggatgctgcggctgcccccGCTGGTGGAGGGCGCGGACGCGACGGCGAACGTGGCACCCAACACAGATAAGGAGgcctctccgctgccgcgcggTGGGGATGAGGGGCAAGCACTGCCGATGAGAGACAccgtggtggtgatggtggcggtgattGCCGGGCAGCTCAGTGTGCTCCAGAAGGTGTACGTGGAGAGCATCGAGCCAAAGCACTTCTATCAGCTACCGAAGGTGGCGTACATCGAGGTGCACGGTACGTCGCTTACAACGGGTGAACCCACCTACGAGAAGCTCACCAACTGA
- a CDS encoding methionine aminopeptidase 2, putative (TriTrypDB/GeneDB-style sysID: LpmP.21.0940), with translation MPPKNASKNKQQPKQQGGNRKGKGSNDDTEDFDAMLAAAVSATMANTAKNHSNNNQAKRNSGGNGATPANRCLAADEPVVPSSADHPENPYPKTESTYPRQTWPEPTVPVSKQFPAYRFPTGEIVDHPGEMNNFRRSSEEKRALARANEQQLQEMREAAEVHRQVRTWAQSWIKPDLSLMLMTDRIEKKLNELIGKDGIVRGQAFPTGCSLNHVAAHYTPNTGDEKVVVTYNDVMKVDFGTHINGRIIDCAWTVAFNPMFDPLLQAVKEATYEGIKQAGIDVRLGDIGAAIEEVMESHEVEINGKVYQVKSIRNLSGHNIAPYIIHSGKSVPIVKGGEQTKMEEGEVFAIETFGSTGRGFVNEDLECSHYMMQPGAEVMQLRSEKAQQLLKHIHKSYSTLAFCRKWLDRDGFDRHLMNLNRLVDEGAVRKYPPLVDVKGSYTAQFEHTIYLGPTAKEILSKGNDY, from the coding sequence ATGCCACCAAAAAATGCCTCGAAGAATAAGCAGCAGCCCAAGCAGCAGGGTGGCAACAGGAAGGGCAAGGGCAGTAACGATGACACCGAGGATTTTGACGCGATGCTAGCGGCCGCCGTGAGCGCGACCATGGCGAACACAGCCAAGAACCACAGCAATAACAACCAAGCTaagcgcaacagcggcgggAATGGCGCCACACCGGCCAATAGGTGCCTCGCCGCGGACGAGCCAGTCGTGCCAAGCTCGGCTGATCACCCGGAGAACCCCTACCCGAAGACGGAGTCTACGTATCCGCGTCAGACGTGGCCAGAACCGACGGTGCCGGTATCGAAGCAGTTTCCTGCTTACCGGTTCCCGACTGGGGAGATTGTTGACCACCCCGGTGAGATGAACAACTtccgacgcagcagcgaggagaagcgggCATTGGCCCGCGCcaatgagcagcagctgcaggagatgcgtGAGGCTGCCGAGGTGCACCGCCAGGTCCGCACCTGGGCACAGAGCTGGATCAAGCCAGATCTATCGCTGATGCTCATGACCGATCGCATCGAGAAGAAGTTAAATGAGTTGATTGGCAAGGATGGCATCGTGCGTGGGCAGGCCTTCCCGACGGGATGCTCGCTGAACCACGTGGCCGCGCACTACACGCCTAACACCGGTGACGAAAAGGTCGTTGTAACCTACAATGATGTGATGAAGGTAGATTTTGGCACTCACATCAACGGTCGCATCATCGACTGCGCCTGGACAGTTGCCTTCAACCCGATGTTCgacccgctgctgcaggccgTGAAAGAGGCGACGTACGAGGGTATCAAGCAGGCGGGCATCGACGTTCGTCTTGGCGACATCGGTGCCGCCATcgaggaggtgatggagtCGCACGAGGTGGAGATCAACGGCAAGGTATACCAGGTGAAGAGCATCCGTAACTTGTCCGGTCACAACATTGCTCCCTACATCATCCATAGCGGCAAGAGTGTACCCATCGTGAAGGGTGGCGAGCAGAcgaagatggaggagggagaggtgttCGCCATCGAAACCTTCGGCTCCACTGGACGCGGCTTCGTGAATGAGGATCTGGAGTGCTCCCACTACATGATGCAACCCGGCGCAGAGgtgatgcagctgcgctcggagaaggcgcagcagcttctgAAGCACATCCACAAGTCGTACAGCACGCTGGCGTTCTGCCGCAAGTGGCTCGATCGCGACGGCTTCGATCGTCACCTCATGAACCTGAACCGCCTGGTCGATGAGGGCGCCGTGAGGAAGTACCCGCCACTGGTGGATGTCAAGGGCAGCTACACGGCCCAATTTGAGCACACCATTTACCTTGGCCCAACTGCGAAGGAGATTCTATCCAAGGGGAACGACTACTAG
- a CDS encoding hypothetical protein (TriTrypDB/GeneDB-style sysID: LpmP.21.0950) produces MRLYDVVKGKKKRGRCPHIHTLDAPVARTHTYLSCVLLSHLIPQECATRRDLLEPGHHSLFMISPCGSTETRRRTAARAVQRKACQIMIRLSLRHLAASTGGFSSAAFIGDDGGTYNRLKNEQERLMHDHQQERAEVQEQQYHHRRGGAQDAETSASASMSSSSSWEETCSPTGFHGTKGSSSSGTTSHGTAAEEPLERPTIDTYRAMTDSELIETLRTRDAQIHHLRAIYETFHYEADRHLRKMIFDYHDKTMQLSQVHGRMQQASLEINRAALSKMRDQQDMMTRDKRIIFTICTLWTLIFWVWVRRHYVKRRELEREPLEGREWAQMSPSITGAGSYNDNFFGSNKRNARFRETAWERELRERREAQDLREQQRTLLQNQTELQKAVAAQRAQQQEDRRSDS; encoded by the coding sequence atgCGTCTCTACGATGTggtgaaaggaaaaaaaaaacgtggAAGGTGTCCGCATATTCATACGCTCGACGCACCAGTCGCACGCACTCACACATACCTGTCCTGTGTGTTGCTGTCGCACCTCATCCCTCAAGAGTGTGCGACTCGCAGAGATCTTCTCGAGCCTGGGCATCATTCTCTCTTTATGATTTCTccgtgcggcagcaccgaaacacgtcggcgcactgctgctagGGCAGTACAGAGGAAAGCTTGCCAAATAATGATCCGTCTCTCGCTTCGCCATCTCGCCGCTTCCACTGGTGGCTTCTCGTCTGCCGCGTTTatcggcgacgacggcggtacTTACAACAGACTTAAGAATGAGCAGGAGCGACTGATGCACGATCATCAACAAGAGCGCGCGGAGGTGCAAGAGCAACAGTACCATCACAGAAGAGGTGGCGCCCAGGACGCCGAGACTTCAGCTTCTGCTTCGAtgtcatcctcgtcctcctgGGAAGAGACGTGCTCTCCAACTGGCTTTCATGGCAcaaagggcagcagcagcagcggtaccaCCTCCCATGGTACCGCTGCCGAAGAACCCCTTGAGCGACCGACGATTGACACCTACCGCGCCATGACGGACAGTGAGCTCATCGAGACACTGCGGACCCGCGACGCGCAGATTCATCACCTGCGTGCCATCTACGAGACCTTTCACTACGAAGCAGACAGACATCTCCGCAAGATGATCTTCGACTACCACGATAAGACGATGCAGCTGTCGCAAGTGCACGGGCGCATGCAGCAGGCCTCGCTGGAGATCAACCGCGCGGCCCTTTCGAAGATGCGTGATCAGCAGGATATGATGACACGTGACAAGCGCATCATCTTCACGATCTGCACGCTGTGGACGCTGATCTTCTGGGTGTGGGTACGTCGCCACTACGTGAAGCGGCGTGAGCTGGAGCGGGAGCCGCTTGAGGGGCGGGAGTGGGCTCAGATGAGCCCCTCCATCACCGGCGCCGGAAGTTACAACGACAACTTTTTTGGCAGCAACAAGCGCAATGCGCGTTTTAGGGAGACGGCGTGGGAGCGGGAGCTGCGGGAGCGTCGTGAAGCGCAAGACCtccgagagcagcagcgcaccctTCTTCAGAATCAAACGGAGCTGCAGAAGgccgtggcagcgcagcgggcgcagcagcaggaggatcGGAGGAGTGACTCTTGA
- the HGPRT gene encoding hypoxanthine-guanine phosphoribosyltransferase (TriTrypDB/GeneDB-style sysID: LpmP.21.0960) gives MSGWTKSPFGPAGAAGPRSYPMSARTVITQEQVWAATAQCAKTIAQDYEKFKLTPENPLYLLCVLKGSFIFTADLARFLADEGVPVRVEFICASSYGEGVETSGQVRMLLDVRDSVEDRHILIVEDIVDSAITLQYLMRFMLAKRPASLKTVVLLDKPSRRKVKLLVDYPIIRVPDVFVIGYGMDFAESYRELRDVCELKKEYYLKPTSKL, from the coding sequence ATGAGCGGCTGGACCAAGTCCCCCTTCGGccctgctggtgcggcggGACCGCGCAGCTACCCGATGTCAGCCCGCACGGTCATCACGCAGGAGCAGGTGTGGGCAGCCACGGCGCAGTGCGCCAAGACGATTGCGCAAGACTACGAAAAGTTCAAGTTAACCCCAGAGAACCCGCTCTACCTGCTGTGCGTGCTGAAGGGCAGCTTCATCTTCACAGCTGACCTCGCCCGCTTTCTCGCCGACGAGGGTGTTCCGGTGCGGGTGGAGTTCATTTGTGCCAGCTCGTATGGCGAAGGCGTGGAAACATCTGGCCAGGTGCGCATGCTCCTTGACGTGCGCGACTCCGTGGAGGATCGCCATATTTTGATTGTCGAGGACATCGTCGACAGTGCTATCACACTGCAGTACCTGATGCGGTTCATGCTCGCCAAAAGGCCGGCCTCACTCaagacggtggtgctgctggacaaGCCGTCGAGGCGCAAGGTGAAGTTGCTAGTCGACTACCCCATCATCAGGGTCCCCGATGTGTTTGTGATCGGCTACGGCATGGACTTCGCTGAGTCGTACCGCGAGCTGCGCGATGTCTGCGAGCTCAAGAAGGAGTACTACCTGAAGCCGACGAGCAAGCTGTAG
- the XRPT gene encoding xanthine phosphoribosyltransferase (TriTrypDB/GeneDB-style sysID: LpmP.21.0970), producing MLSNHRCSGAVDAQGRVFVDGREYPMASSIIATEDVIQSKIKAMAQTIANDYKLLTHRDCRLPPNVATGMETVVSEAPISYDNPLIIVSVLKGSYIFTADFIRYLGDCGLPHVVDFVRLTSYNGGTRSTGRVAMLSGLKFENLRGKHVLIVEDVCDSGRTLHFLRTSIIEKYQPKSIKTLVMVNKEAAARKVDFEPEYACLSSPNKYIIGYGFEVNDRYRDLRHILILRDGEATRYPAKL from the coding sequence ATGTTGTCCAACCACcgttgcagcggcgccgtggaTGCCCAGGGCAGGGTTTTCGTGGATGGCCGTGAGTACCCCATGGCGTCCAGTATTATCGCCACGGAGGACGTGATCCAGAGCAAAATCAAAGCCATGGCACAGACCATCGCGAATGACTACAAGCTGCTCACTCACCGGGACTGCCGTCTTCCGCCCaacgtggcgaccggcatggAGACGGTTGTGTCGGAGGCGCCCATCAGCTACGACAACCCGCTCATCATTGTATCCGTTCTCAAGGGCAGCTATATCTTCACAGCCGACTTCATCCGCTACCTCGGCGACTGTGGCCTACCACACGTTGTCGACTTTGTTCGCTTAACTTCGTATAACGGTGGTACACGGAGCACTGGGAGGGTCGCGATGCTGTCGGGTCTCAAGTTCGAGAATCTACGCGGCAAGCACGTGCTGATCGTCGAGGACGTATGTGACTCGGGGCGTACGCTGCACTTTCTGCGCACCAGTATCATCGAGAAGTATCAACCCAAGAGTATCAAGACGCTCGTGATGGTGAAcaaggaggcagcggcgcgcaagGTAGACTTTGAACCGGAGTATGCCTGCCTTAGCAGCCCCAACAAGTACATTATCGGCTATGGATTTGAGGTGAACGATCGCTACCGTGATCTGCGTCACATCTTAATTCTTCGAGACGGTGAGGCGACTCGCTATCCCGCTAAGCTCTGA